In one Staphylococcus lutrae genomic region, the following are encoded:
- a CDS encoding RluA family pseudouridine synthase: MKFKVADTFNNQSIREICKTLHLPKKELHMLNMSKAITVNGAPANLHTTVFTGDEVSLPDEDVKSQYIPSFRYAQIAYEDDYFAIVYKPKGVKTHPNDLKESNTLMNHVIYTLNCPYVEPIHRLDQETVGLLIVAKHPIVKKILDRMLENNDIHRIYKAQVRSLLPIKPQTIDLPIGKDKFHPNKRRVSPTGQRAVTHILSSQMVKEGVCEVLLKLDTGRTHQIRVHLAEIGYPVIGDPLYSDSKLRQLQLESYQIDLIHPFTQQPISVTIDDLDS; this comes from the coding sequence ATGAAATTTAAAGTTGCCGATACATTTAATAACCAATCCATTAGAGAGATTTGTAAAACCTTACATTTACCCAAAAAAGAGCTGCACATGTTGAATATGTCTAAAGCCATTACGGTGAACGGTGCGCCTGCAAATTTACACACGACGGTCTTCACGGGAGATGAAGTCTCACTTCCTGACGAAGATGTAAAAAGTCAATATATACCGAGCTTCCGTTATGCGCAGATTGCTTATGAAGATGATTATTTCGCTATTGTTTACAAACCAAAAGGGGTTAAAACGCATCCAAATGATTTAAAGGAAAGCAATACATTGATGAATCACGTCATCTATACTTTAAATTGTCCTTACGTGGAACCCATTCATCGCCTTGATCAAGAAACTGTTGGCTTGCTGATTGTAGCGAAGCACCCTATCGTTAAAAAGATTCTTGATCGTATGTTAGAAAATAATGATATTCATCGTATTTATAAAGCACAAGTGAGAAGCTTATTGCCAATTAAGCCTCAAACGATAGACTTACCGATTGGCAAAGACAAATTCCACCCAAATAAACGCCGTGTTTCACCAACGGGACAACGCGCGGTCACGCATATCCTTTCTTCTCAAATGGTAAAGGAAGGTGTATGTGAAGTCTTATTAAAATTGGATACAGGACGAACACATCAAATTCGTGTGCACTTGGCCGAAATCGGTTATCCTGTCATTGGTGACCCATTATATAGTGATTCAAAATTGCGACAGTTACAACTTGAAAGTTATCAAATCGACCTGATTCATCCGTTCACCCAACAACCGATTTCTGTCACAATTGATGATCTCGATTCATAA